GCAGGCAATTACAGAATGACAAAATCGTCCGCATATCGTAACTATTCACCACCTTTTCAAGAAAAGCCTGGACATGAAAACCTTTGTCAGGGCTTCGCCCCGAACCCCACCAGGGCGCTGCCCTGGACCCGCCAGGGAGCCAGCACCCTGGACCCCGATTCGTTGGCGGATGATGAATAGTTACCGCATATCGAACCATCTTGTACCCCTGTTCTATCATCCTCTTGTCCATAGGGTGAAGTAGATATTGGCCTGCAATGGGCTGATAACTGAACCCTGAGGAGTCCCACTCGTCAGTTTCTCACAAACAAATCGCAGGTTCGCCGCATCATCCTGCCGAATCGAGTTCGTCTCCTACAGACCAGTGATTTGTATCCAGTTGCTCTCCACCCCGCCTCACGGTGACGCAGTTACTTTCAACTACAGAGTTATGGCATACTCTGACTCGGACTTTCACCGAGCTGATAAAGCGCCCTCACGAGCGCACAGTTCGGGGCGAAACCCTGACAAAAGCTTTCATGTCCAGGCATCTCAAGGTAGTGGCTCAACCATAATGAATTGATGTGCAAAAATGTTCCAATGCTCCAAAAACAGCTCAACCATGAAACGGGGTCCAGGGGGCTGGCTCCCTGGCTTTGTCCAGGGCAGCGCCCTGGTGGGGTTCGGGGCGAAGCCCTGACAAAGGCTTTCATTTCCAAGCTTTTCTTGAAGGAGTGCGGAATAGTCACGAAAAGTGAGCACTTCAAATCAAGTCGGTTGGTCCAGTAGTACCAACAGAAACAATCGATACCATTTACAATCCGGTCAAGTGAACTTTTTCACTTTCCAATCGCACAGAATCCACAAGTACGGCGACTTTTTCCGGATCCATATCAGGAGCCATGCCGTGTCCAAGATTGAAAATATGGCCGGCGTGAGCACCATACTCTTCCAGCAAGCGTTTAACCTCACAGCGAATTTTTTCAGGACTTGCATAAAGAACAGACGGGTCCATATTACCCTGCAACGCTACCAAATGTCCTACACGCTGCCGAGCCTGACCAAGATCAGTGGTCCAATCCAGACCTAATACAGAACATCCACTTCGAGCCATTTCTTCTAAATAAGCCCCACACCCTTTGGCAAAAAGAATAATTGGTACATGCAAACCATCCAAACCTACTTTATCAATCCGATCTACAATCATTTTCATGGATCGGAGCGAGAATTCACGAAAATCACGTGGTGATAAAATGCCACCCCAAGTATCAAATATTTGAATAGCTTGCGCACCGTGACGAATTTGAGCATTCAAATAATCAACAACTGCGTCAACCAACTTATCTAATAACAAGTGCATACTTTTT
This DNA window, taken from Magnetococcales bacterium, encodes the following:
- a CDS encoding uroporphyrinogen decarboxylase, which produces MNTMQSEHPFLQAASRIPTKRTPIWIMRQAGRYLPEYRRIRTKAGSFMALCKNVDLATEVTLQPIHRFGLDAAILFSDILVVPEAMGMVLQFHEGEGPQLQPVLRSNQDLYKLHPVESEVHLNYVMKTILSIRKELDNKIPLIGFSGSPWTLATYMVEGGSSKNFGAVKGMMYDDPKSMHLLLDKLVDAVVDYLNAQIRHGAQAIQIFDTWGGILSPRDFREFSLRSMKMIVDRIDKVGLDGLHVPIILFAKGCGAYLEEMARSGCSVLGLDWTTDLGQARQRVGHLVALQGNMDPSVLYASPEKIRCEVKRLLEEYGAHAGHIFNLGHGMAPDMDPEKVAVLVDSVRLESEKVHLTGL